In Pedobacter sp. WC2423, the following are encoded in one genomic region:
- a CDS encoding HNH endonuclease has product MAISPKNQKILWANAAGCCSFLNCGIRLTQSNENNTFYVFGEMAHICGEKEGANRYNQYQSDKERDDYKNLILLCPTHHSVIDKIENEKEYDVDLLHQMKASHEKSIANALASIQIQSKYELANKIYPLMLRNYECFINYGPKSELARRNPQSSNHKLWLTERLATVVPNNRKMYALLENNLGLFDGNEQAVIEKFFIHVRGYEAWVKEEVSYEGIVRFPGEFEVLIKKLSNASTK; this is encoded by the coding sequence ATGGCAATTTCACCAAAGAATCAAAAAATATTATGGGCTAATGCAGCAGGTTGTTGCTCCTTTCTGAATTGTGGAATTCGACTGACACAATCTAATGAAAATAATACTTTCTATGTGTTTGGAGAAATGGCACATATTTGTGGCGAAAAGGAAGGTGCAAACAGGTACAACCAGTATCAATCAGATAAAGAAAGAGATGACTATAAGAATCTCATTTTATTATGCCCAACTCATCATTCTGTAATTGATAAAATAGAAAATGAAAAAGAATATGATGTAGATTTACTTCATCAGATGAAGGCTTCGCACGAAAAATCTATCGCTAATGCGTTGGCTTCTATTCAAATACAAAGCAAATATGAACTGGCAAATAAGATTTATCCATTAATGCTTCGCAATTATGAGTGCTTTATAAACTATGGTCCAAAATCAGAATTAGCGAGGCGAAACCCTCAAAGCTCTAACCATAAACTTTGGCTCACAGAGAGATTAGCTACCGTTGTGCCAAATAATCGAAAAATGTATGCATTATTAGAGAATAATTTAGGCCTATTTGATGGTAATGAACAAGCCGTTATAGAGAAGTTTTTTATCCATGTGCGAGGATATGAAGCATGGGTTAAAGAGGAAGTATCGTACGAGGGAATCGTAAGATTTCCGGGAGAATTTGAAGTTTTAATTAAAAAATTAAGCAATGCCAGCACTAAATGA
- a CDS encoding chemotaxis protein CheB, whose product MDTLFESLAIDFKEKAIGIILSGGGNDGLSGAKMIKHNGGKVLVQSPNSAESAGMPLSVIGGDHLIAVERPGEIARHLDNLCRIY is encoded by the coding sequence GTGGATACCCTTTTTGAATCTCTTGCCATTGATTTTAAGGAAAAAGCAATTGGCATTATACTTTCAGGCGGAGGCAATGACGGATTGAGTGGTGCAAAAATGATTAAACATAACGGTGGAAAGGTTTTGGTGCAAAGTCCAAATTCTGCTGAAAGTGCAGGAATGCCGCTGTCAGTTATCGGTGGAGATCATCTAATAGCTGTAGAAAGACCAGGTGAGATTGCTAGACACTTAGATAATTTATGTAGGATATATTAG
- a CDS encoding site-specific integrase — MEKKRILPCPEAKSINSALNRIQCELEKHFIILQSLHEVVSPAMLRKSYRNLSIDYNGKKEQTEDKIPTLLELASLHIESFSLLVEKNQRSKETLKQWKSTKKKIAEFITHTFKSKDLKLSEIDQSFAHKFHTFLIFKRKPSIQEAAVMKQIKNTKQLLNIAEANKWIINNPIEKFRCGSEEPEILPLELFEVESIWRKNLSIDRLIKVRDAFIFQCFTGFAYQDIYNLSPQNIVKVGAENEKWLIKERGKTKVTEMVPILPIIKEIIAKYKDDPYCIFHKKLIPVNSNFRYNCYLKEFSDLCGIVRPLNSHLARHTFADLMLNIMDFPLEDVSKMLGHKNIRTTQRYARIKKKRISKKMNLSKHLLFDADEQLKKTALPQII; from the coding sequence ATGGAAAAGAAAAGGATCTTGCCTTGTCCAGAAGCAAAAAGCATCAATTCTGCATTAAACAGGATACAATGTGAGCTTGAAAAGCATTTTATCATACTACAATCATTGCATGAGGTAGTAAGCCCTGCAATGCTCCGGAAAAGTTATAGAAACCTCTCTATAGATTATAACGGAAAAAAGGAACAAACTGAAGATAAGATTCCAACCTTACTGGAATTGGCCTCTCTTCATATTGAGAGCTTCTCTTTACTAGTGGAAAAAAACCAGAGATCAAAGGAAACTTTAAAGCAGTGGAAATCGACAAAGAAAAAGATAGCTGAATTTATTACACACACTTTTAAATCAAAGGATCTTAAACTTTCAGAAATAGACCAATCCTTTGCTCATAAATTTCATACCTTCTTAATTTTTAAAAGAAAACCATCCATTCAGGAGGCTGCAGTTATGAAACAGATTAAAAACACTAAACAATTGCTCAACATCGCTGAAGCTAATAAATGGATTATTAATAATCCGATAGAGAAATTTAGATGCGGATCCGAAGAACCTGAAATTCTACCTTTAGAATTGTTTGAGGTCGAAAGTATCTGGCGCAAGAATCTTAGCATTGACAGGCTTATAAAAGTACGAGACGCTTTTATATTTCAGTGTTTCACTGGCTTCGCCTACCAAGATATATACAATCTATCACCCCAAAACATTGTAAAGGTCGGAGCAGAAAATGAAAAGTGGTTAATCAAGGAACGAGGTAAAACAAAAGTCACCGAAATGGTGCCGATTCTCCCAATAATCAAGGAAATTATTGCAAAATATAAGGACGATCCTTATTGCATATTTCATAAAAAATTAATTCCCGTAAACAGCAATTTCAGGTACAATTGTTATTTAAAGGAGTTTTCTGACCTATGTGGAATTGTTCGGCCTCTTAATAGCCATTTAGCCAGACATACCTTTGCCGATTTGATGCTCAACATTATGGATTTCCCCCTAGAAGATGTAAGTAAAATGCTCGGACATAAGAACATCAGAACAACACAAAGATATGCTAGGATCAAAAAGAAAAGAATTAGTAAAAAAATGAACCTCTCCAAGCACTTATTATTTGATGCAGACGAACAACTTAAAAAGACTGCACTTCCGCAAATCATATAA
- a CDS encoding ATP-dependent endonuclease, translating into MVRNIDFVPNNVFLADYLENEIPIKSLESVSRINFFVGANNSGKSRFLRNMAIAFKKYQSPDFSNPGVTFPGEKVPTQITLLRLNSDDLLKDIEALLARTRTVSKSLYEVFIQKIVPGKMLTEFDLMNVLDQFVAFSHPNSKHLSGFNATEMAELADIQKEFKTYVEDKLPLPAGQGSRVTYIPAYRSLRRFKEYPKKNDNPYRGFPSQPELFEKIDDPIIAIRTALDYFFEKDKPASKYESSRGYELKLPVDCIFSGETLYEKIAELRNGNEDKRAILTGFESFLSKKFFNGKRLELNAITHDDIQDLFVKIGEEKEFPIFHLGDGIQAVILLTFPLFYYRGYHHVLLCEEPELYLHPGMQRIFVDALRAFPYTKSFVVTHSNHILDTSLDYKADISIFSFEKMLKKNKPVFKIQTLSSPGLSILNMLGVRNSSIFLSNCCIWVEGISDRVYLKKYLELLMAFKNNDNQGRIFSEDLHYSFLEFGGNQVVHYDFAEEGTEHNDNKIKAIKVTNRLLLIHDLDEGKQERHKLLATELGEQYIALPVREIENLLTPSVLRKTLQAYQKDEEGEPLIFNDFSQEDYVMTPIAKLIKQVLVSGALKKICSEPSKSQTPKLINKADFALTATGAMKTWDDVSEDGKKLTIQVYEFINRHNIL; encoded by the coding sequence ATGGTTAGAAATATTGACTTTGTTCCAAATAATGTTTTCCTGGCTGATTATTTAGAAAATGAGATTCCCATAAAATCTTTGGAATCTGTTTCACGGATAAATTTTTTTGTAGGTGCAAATAATTCGGGTAAAAGCCGCTTTCTGAGAAATATGGCGATAGCATTTAAGAAGTATCAGTCGCCCGATTTTAGTAATCCTGGAGTGACATTCCCTGGTGAGAAAGTTCCTACTCAGATTACTCTATTACGATTAAACTCTGATGATCTTTTGAAAGATATTGAAGCGCTTTTAGCTAGAACGCGAACGGTATCTAAATCGCTTTATGAGGTTTTTATTCAGAAAATTGTTCCAGGAAAGATGCTAACTGAATTTGATTTGATGAATGTGCTGGATCAGTTTGTTGCTTTTAGTCATCCGAACTCAAAACATCTTTCTGGTTTTAATGCAACCGAAATGGCTGAATTGGCAGATATCCAAAAAGAATTTAAGACTTATGTAGAAGACAAGTTGCCTTTGCCTGCTGGTCAAGGGTCCAGAGTTACTTATATCCCCGCATACAGAAGTTTAAGGCGTTTTAAAGAATACCCAAAAAAGAATGATAACCCTTATAGGGGATTTCCATCTCAACCAGAACTGTTCGAAAAGATAGATGATCCAATTATAGCAATCAGGACTGCTCTTGATTATTTTTTTGAAAAGGATAAACCGGCGAGTAAATATGAAAGTTCGCGAGGGTATGAACTAAAACTTCCTGTTGATTGCATCTTTTCTGGCGAAACACTTTATGAAAAAATAGCAGAACTTAGGAATGGGAATGAAGATAAAAGAGCAATTTTGACTGGTTTTGAATCATTTTTAAGTAAGAAATTTTTTAATGGCAAACGATTAGAACTCAATGCTATAACTCATGATGATATCCAGGATCTATTTGTTAAAATCGGGGAAGAGAAGGAGTTTCCTATCTTCCACCTTGGGGATGGTATTCAGGCTGTTATCTTACTCACATTTCCGCTTTTTTACTATCGAGGTTACCATCACGTTTTATTGTGTGAAGAACCAGAACTCTACCTTCACCCTGGGATGCAGCGTATATTTGTCGATGCGCTGCGTGCCTTTCCTTATACAAAATCTTTTGTAGTAACCCATTCAAATCACATACTAGATACTTCATTGGATTATAAAGCAGATATTTCAATTTTTTCTTTTGAAAAAATGCTTAAAAAAAATAAGCCAGTATTTAAAATACAAACGCTTTCCTCACCTGGATTGTCCATATTGAATATGTTGGGGGTTCGGAATTCCTCTATTTTTCTCTCTAACTGTTGTATATGGGTAGAGGGTATCTCAGATAGGGTATACTTGAAGAAGTATCTTGAATTATTAATGGCCTTTAAAAACAACGATAATCAGGGTAGAATATTTTCTGAAGATTTGCATTATTCTTTTCTTGAATTTGGTGGCAATCAGGTGGTTCATTACGATTTTGCTGAAGAAGGCACGGAGCATAATGATAATAAAATAAAAGCCATTAAAGTAACCAATCGTTTGTTATTGATTCATGATCTAGATGAAGGCAAGCAGGAAAGGCATAAATTATTGGCAACGGAACTTGGAGAACAATATATTGCCCTGCCCGTAAGAGAAATTGAAAACCTATTGACTCCTTCCGTACTCCGAAAAACCTTGCAAGCTTATCAAAAGGACGAAGAAGGGGAACCACTTATATTTAATGATTTTTCACAGGAAGACTATGTTATGACACCTATTGCAAAGCTGATCAAACAAGTGTTAGTTTCTGGTGCACTTAAGAAAATTTGTTCCGAGCCTTCTAAAAGCCAGACTCCTAAACTAATTAATAAAGCTGATTTTGCATTAACAGCTACTGGTGCAATGAAAACTTGGGACGATGTTTCTGAAGATGGCAAAAAATTAACAATACAAGTGTATGAATTTATAAATAGGCATAATATTCTCTGA
- a CDS encoding restriction endonuclease — protein sequence MTENQLHSTEMEVSKKLIKLLSKIGFDVHFSDIHLRTRNPDFIAQKRIDGTAYKIAIELKASSNINDAIRNGINTLTQVNSAKEYDKLLLLILNRNTIKINNALIRHFLIDNPTNLEIINLEDLERWSQTLSNELSLKELNEVSYYVRQLSKKLIELVAKNPENLKNLEWRDLERTISELFEGIGFKTTLTPGSKDGGKDIILECTIDNIQKSFIIEIKHWRSGQKVGQKAVKEFTNVIINEKREKGLYLSTYGFTSNYYESLSEKQKSLIRFGEQEKIVELCRTYERINNGIWNPINTMENILFDNTIDLKNK from the coding sequence ATGACAGAAAATCAACTACATAGTACTGAAATGGAAGTCTCTAAAAAACTGATAAAACTTTTATCAAAAATTGGATTTGATGTTCATTTCAGCGACATACACCTAAGAACTAGGAATCCAGATTTCATTGCCCAAAAAAGAATTGATGGAACTGCCTATAAAATTGCGATTGAATTAAAGGCTAGTTCCAACATTAATGATGCAATAAGAAATGGCATAAATACACTAACACAAGTAAATTCAGCAAAGGAATATGATAAATTGCTCTTGTTAATTTTAAACAGAAATACTATTAAAATAAATAATGCTTTGATACGGCATTTCCTTATTGACAATCCGACAAATCTTGAAATTATTAATCTTGAAGATTTAGAAAGATGGTCACAAACGTTGTCAAATGAGCTATCACTAAAAGAATTAAATGAAGTTTCTTACTATGTCAGACAATTAAGTAAAAAGCTAATTGAACTGGTTGCAAAGAATCCAGAAAACTTAAAGAACTTGGAATGGCGAGATTTAGAGCGAACGATTTCTGAATTATTTGAAGGTATTGGGTTTAAAACGACGTTGACACCAGGTAGTAAAGACGGAGGTAAAGATATTATTTTGGAATGTACTATTGACAATATCCAGAAATCGTTTATTATTGAAATCAAACATTGGCGAAGTGGTCAAAAGGTGGGACAGAAAGCAGTGAAAGAGTTTACCAATGTAATTATTAATGAAAAAAGAGAGAAAGGGCTATACCTGTCCACATATGGTTTTACCAGTAACTATTATGAAAGCCTAAGTGAAAAACAGAAATCTCTAATAAGATTTGGCGAACAAGAAAAAATTGTAGAACTCTGTCGAACATACGAAAGAATTAATAACGGAATTTGGAATCCAATTAATACGATGGAAAATATATTGTTTGATAATACAATCGACTTGAAGAATAAATAG